The following coding sequences lie in one Hoplias malabaricus isolate fHopMal1 chromosome 14, fHopMal1.hap1, whole genome shotgun sequence genomic window:
- the LOC136666495 gene encoding hemicentin-1-like isoform X4 — MRVLVSMFAPIYWNTAFQTEHTQNGFSVSGGVFRLESQLEFDTGEILKLTHVVRGVDAEGVLVVDLVINGFIPASLSGSELHLQDFDESYVQMGPGQIYSWSSQRHLLDTVPLTVRCNHSLMYESGPERQGSLLQLLRVSDINSVYSSFTLSVQFQMKVQLLAPEGGGETCPKGFVLDEASYCADEDECALDSVCSHSCSNVIGGFTCSCPSGFSISVNSNSCQDIDECVQGSHSCHWMQRCVNTVGRYRCEAQCGTGFKPSSKGDSCEDVDECVESSVSPCQHQCVNTLGSFRCVCRSGFKPHGHRCIDINECLQSVCAGNQDCRNTDGGYQCFEICPSGTIQSESGVCSDIDECEDGSHSCRYTQICQNTHGGFVCVCPRGFRSQGVGRPCADIDECVQIPSPCVHLCRNVPGSFRCVCPAGSVLLGDGRSCASLDRGRISTNRTRPWTRLRPQLLSTQNRPFLTRTQSESQGPIQQTMHSCAPGFILKNHICVDVDECVVRKPCQHQCRNTDGSFQCFCPTGFRILPNGRNCQDVDECTEQKVRCGPSQMCFNTRGSYQCLDTPCPASYERGGSPGSTQCDSPFRLFRGWVSARENVLHHPGANW; from the exons ATGCGAGTTCTTGTCTCTATGTTTGCACCAATTTACTGGAACACCGCATTCCAGACGGAGCACACGCAGAACGgtttctctgtctctggagGTGTTTTCAGACTTGAGTCTCAGCTGGAGTTTGACACAG gagagaTCTTGAAGCTGACCCATGTGGTGAGGGGTGTAGATGCGGAGGGTGTTCTGGTGGTGGACCTGGTCATTAATGGTTTTATTCCTGCGTCTCTGTCCGGGTCGGAGCTCCATTTACAG GATTTTGACGAGTCATATGTCCAGATGGGACCTGGTCAGATTTATTCCTGGTCATCTCAGCGCCACCTGCTGGACACTGTTCCCCTGACAGTGCGCTGTAATCACTCTCTGATGTACGAGAGTGGTCCTGAACGCCAGGGGTCACTGTTGCAGCTCCTACGAGTCAGTGATATCAACTCGGTTTATAGCTCCTTCACCCTTAGCGTCCAGTTCCAGATGAAAGTCCAGCTCCTTGCTCCAG AAGGAGGTGGAGAAACCTGCCCCAAAGGCTTTGTCCTGGATGAGGCATCGTACTGCGCAG atgAGGATGAATGTGCTTTAGACTCTGTTTGTTCTCACTCTTGCTCAAACGTCATCGGGGGTTTCACCTGCAGCTGCCCATCTGGCTTTAGCATCTCTGTCAACTCCAACAGCTGTCAAG ATATAGATGAGTGTGTGCAGGGGTCACACTCGTGTCACTGGATGCAGCGCTGTGTAAACACTGTGGGTCGGTATCGCTGTGAGGCGCAGTGTGGCACAGGATTCAAACCCAGTTCAAAGGGAGACAGTTGTGAAG ATGTGGACGAGTGTGTAGAGTCCTCAGTTTCTCCGTGTCAACACCAGTGTGTGAACACACTCGGATCATTTCGCTGTGTGTGTCGAAGTGGATTTAAACCACACGGACATCGCTGCATTG atATAAATGAGTgtttacagagtgtgtgtgcaggtaaTCAGGATTGTAGAAACACAGATGGTGGATATCAGTGTTTTGAAATCTGTCCATCTGGAACCATCCAATCAGAGAGCGGCGTGTGCTCAG ATATAGACGAGTGTGAGGATGGAAGTCACTCATGCCGATACACACAGATTTGTCAGAACACACAcgggggttttgtgtgtgtgtgtccgagAGGCTTCCGGTCTCAGGGGGTGGGACGACCATGTGCAG ATATTGATGAATGTGTTCAGATTCCAAGTccgtgtgtgcatctgtgtcgAAACGTCCCGGGAAGTTTCCGCTGTGTGTGTCCAGCGGGTTCGGTGCTGCTTGGAGACGGACGTTCCTGTGCCAGTTTGGACAGAGGGAGAATCTCGACAAACAGAACACGGCCCTGGACCAGACTGCGTCCACAACTCCTTTCCACTCAGAACCGGCCGTTCTTGACCAGGACACAGTCTGAAAGCCAGGGTCCAATTCAGCAAACAATGCACAGCTGTGCCCCAGGATTCATCCTTAAAAACCACATATGTGTAG ATGTTGACGAGTGTGTGGTCAGAAAGCCGTGTCAGCATCAGTGCAGAAACACAGATGGAAGTTTCCAGTGTTTCTGTCCAACGGGATTTCGGATTTTACCAAACGGTCGAAACTGCCAAG ATGTTGATGAATGTACTGAGCAGAAGGTGCGCTGTGGACCAAGCCAGATGTGCTTTAACACACGGGGGAGCTATCAATGTTTGGACACTCCATGTCCTGCCAGTTATGAGAGAGGAGGCAGTCCTGG